The following coding sequences are from one Solea solea chromosome 4, fSolSol10.1, whole genome shotgun sequence window:
- the rab38c gene encoding ras-related protein Rab-32 — protein sequence MQQELLFKVLVIGDLGVGKTSIIKRYVHQIFSQHYRATIGVDFALKVLQWDNNTVIRLQLWDIAGQERYGNMTRVYYREAVGALVVFDVTRASTFDAVLKWKDDLDSKVTLNYGKPVPTVLLANKSDQLGSQQPKLDSFCRENGFVGWFETSAKENTNIEEAARCLVEHILNNEESSVTERDPGSLVLSGFTNSTSDHLNCSSCVK from the exons ATGCAGCAGGAGCTTTTGTTCAAAGTCCTGGTCATCGGAGACCTGGGGGTTGGAAAGACCTCCATCATCAAGCGCTACGTCCATCAGATCTTCTCCCAGCACTACAGAGCCACCATCGGCGTGGACTTTGCCCTGAAGGTGCTCCAGTGGGACAACAACACTGTGATCAGGCTGCAGCTGTGGGACatagcag GACAGGAGCGATATGGGAACATGACTCGTGTCTATTACCGGGAGGCGGTGGGAGCTCTGGTGGTGTTTGACGTGACGAGGGCGTCCACGTTCGACGCCGTGCTGAAGTGGAAGGATGACCTGGACTCAAAG GTGACTCTGAACTATGGGAAGCCGGTTCCGACTGTTCTCTTGGCCAACAAGTCGGACCAGCTGGGGTCACAGCAGCCCAAACTCGACTCCTTCTGCAGAGAGAACGGCTTTGTCGGATGGTTCGAGACCTCGGCGAAG gaaaacacaaacatcgaGGAGGCGGCACGCTGCCTCGTCGAGCACATCCTGAACAACGAGGAGAGCTCGGTGACGGAGCGAGACCCCGGCTCCCTCGTTCTGTCTGGATTTACCAACTCCACCAGTGATCACCTGAACTGCTCCTCGTGTGTGAAATAG